Below is a genomic region from Candidatus Diapherotrites archaeon.
TTAGTCGAACCGATGCCCGTCCAAACAGATGAATAGTCTTTTCCCGCGCCGAGAATGTTCGAATCGTTTTGGATGGCGTAGTATGCGACCGCCTCGTTCGCTATTCCGGCTTCAGCATTTGTCGTGCCTATGGCCTGCATTATGGCGGGCGTGGCGCGCGAGGGCGCAAAGTAAATGCCTGACGGATTCATTTCAAAGAGCAATCCGGCCTTTGAAACGTTTGTAGTGAAAAAGTCGTCTCCGACCGAGCCGGAAATCATTTTTCTTGCGCTGATCCTTGTGGCGGCTATCGGAACGTTTCCCGCGAGAACTATCGGAACTTGCGTGTCGTTGGTGAACCCGATGCCATAGTTTTTCCTTTCGGTTTTTCCGTCCGCATCCGTCCTGTCCGTTCCGACAAGGCCGTTGAAAGGCAGCCTGTAGAACGCATTGTCGGGTGCATCCGATATTTTTGCAAGCTGCACGTCGATGGTTGATGAAGGCTGGCCGTTGCTGAAGAACGGCTGCGAAACAGGGTAGGCTATTTTCACATGGTATAATCCGGCCTGGATGTTTTTCTTCTCCGCGGAGTCGGAAACGTCGGTTCTTTCGATTGTAAGTTTTCCTGAACCCGGATCACTGAAATATTTTGTCCAGGGCTTCTGGCTGTCGGCGTAAAACGCCGGTGTGCCGAAAAAGGAAGCGGAACCATGCGTGTACAAATAATCGAAGTCCTGCCTGAAGTCGTCGCTGTAAAAGTCCTCTATAAGGTACGAGTCGAATTCGGATTCCGCTGCGGCGTCCGCGTTTTTTCCCTGCGCGATGAGGCCGTCTATGTTCCTCAGCTTTTGCAGTAGTTCGATTGAAAACTGCGCCGGGTCGCAGTAAACGAACCCGCCTGAATCCTTTTTGTCGCACGCGTCAATGGCTATGTCGTTCCAGTTCCAGCTCAAAAGGATTTTCGGCAGGGCGCTTTCGCCTGTGAAGCCCGGTTTCCCGTCAGCCGAAACGCATTGCGCGTTTTGCCCGCCTGCCAGAATTTCGACGTGGAATTTCTGCTTTGCAAGGTAGTCAAGGCGCGCGTCCAGGTTAGGCGATTCGACCCAGTGCCGGCTCAGGTCTCCGCCGGCCGGCCCCGTGACGGACAGCCTGAATTTCGGGCTGATTGCCTGCGGGAAAGCGTTGGGCCTGCCAATCTCTATTTTCTGCAAGGCTATTGCCCTCTGGCCGGTTTCAAGAGTGAATGGCAACGGCATTCCCTCGAATTCGCAGAAATTCCCTCCAACGGGGTCGCATGAATCTATTATGACCGGGTTTTTGCTCATGTTCGAGAAAGTCCACGGCACATAAAATGTTTTTGTTTCATCAGCCTTTTCGAATACGAAATCAGTTTTTTTCGGGCCGGAAATTGCGATTTCGGCAGAGGAAACGAACACGTTCAAGTCTTTTTCCGTCCTCCAGAGCGTCCCGTTGTTGAGCCGGGCAACCCTTATTTCGACATGGAATTTTCCCGGCGCATAGAAACGGTATGCTTCGAACGTCGCCTGGCCGGAGCACCTTTCTCCCGTTGGGGAAATTGCCGAAGGGCCGTAGCAGGAGGAGCCACGGCACGAATATTTGTTGTCTCCGGCAAGGCTCCCGTTCACGAAAACCTGCGCCGGGTGGATTATTTCGGCGGTCGCGCCGTCGCTGCATGCAAGTATGAAATTGCTTGTCGTAACCCTCAATGCCGTGTTGACGGGAACCTCAATTGAATTGTTTTCAGGGTTTATTGCGGCATCAATGCCTGCGCCCAATGTTCCATCGTCGCTGATTGACAGGAATTCCGTTGTAACCTCGAAGTCCTGGGTTTCCTCCGAGCACATGCAATGCTCCGACCATGTCGGGCAGGTTGCGGTGATGCCTGCCTGCGTGCACTGCGCCTGCGCCGACTCAAGCGTGCAGTTGTTTGAGGCGTCAACAGTTGCCGTGGCTACAAAAAACAGAACCGAAAGGAATAGCACGGCTAAGATTGCCTGCTTATGCTTCAAGGTCATCACCTTGCGCCGGTTCATCAAAGCCGTCCGCACGGCCGCCGTTTCTTTTCCTGCTTTTCCAGACAAGATAAGCCGCGCCGGCGAGTGCAACAAGCACGGCGACTGCAAGGGCAACCGGCACAATGCCCGCTGACGGCGTTTTCGTTTCGGCTTTTCCGGTTTCAATTCTCGGCAGGCATTGCGCCAGGCAGCATTCAGCGCTGTCTGAAGCGGCGGCTGTTTTCGCCGAACAGTACGAGGCCTTGCCGCAAACCATTCCGTTTCTTTCCGCGCATGTCCCGGCCGCGGCTTTTTCCAACAGGTTGATTTCAAAGGATTTCTGCGTTCTTGTGCTGAGGTCGTTCACCACAAGAACATATGTTGCGGGCGGGGCTTCAAAGGACACGGTTTGAGGGGATGAGCCTGCAACGAATCCTTTGCTTTCGGGGTTTTGGGTTTCGCTGAGAAGGAAATAAAACGCATTGATGTCAGAGGCGGCATTGGAGCCGTTGGAAAATTCAAGGGCAAGCATTGACTTCGGCCTGTCGTAATTCCAGCTGACGGCAAGTTTGGCTTTTTTTTCCTGCGCCGCAAATTCCTCGGCATTGATCGTGAAACAGTACCTGTCGAACACTTTTGACTGCTTTTCTATCTGCGAGCAGACAGTGAAAAAGTCCAGCTTTGATTTCACGTCAAACGGGAATTTTGTGGTGAAAAAATCCGGTATGGCTATTTTGTCGAACGCCTGTTCCCCGGAAAAAACCTCTTTTCCGGAACGCTCGTCCTTGACGGAAACCCTGAGGGAAAAGTTTTCGAAAACCGGCCTTGGCAGCGTATAATGGTCGGGGCTTGGCCCGATGAGGTATTCCAGTTCAACGTTCTCATTTTCGCCGAAGGAATAATCATTGAGCGAAACTTTCCTGATTTTGGCCGTGGGGCCGAGAACCACGCTTCTGTTCCTGTAAATGCTCTGCGTCCTTCCGCCGGAATCAACCAGTTCGAGCCTTATTGCATAAGCTGATGGCAGTTCGGGCGCTGCAAGCGAAACGTTCACTTCGGCGGTTTTTCCAGCGGCAACACTGCCGACCGGAATCTTCTTTTCCTCAAGGAACCTGTCGCAGGCAGTGTCGTCCCAGTCGCATATGCCGACTCTTAGTTCCAGGCCCCTCATTTCAGACGCGGAAGCGTTTTCAACAAAAACCGTGCTCTCTATTTTCTGCCCGGCCGCGATTCCCGGCCCGACAGGCCCCGGCTGGTGGTGGAACTCGGTTTTGGTTCGCACGATTTTCGCCTGCGGAAACGCGCCGTTTCCGCTGACCTTGAAGCGCACTGATTTCGGGGCCGCGAAAATATGCGCTATTCCTACGACGGGCGCACGCCTGTTGCGCAGGTACACGTCCATCCGGTAGTTTCCGGGCGCGGCGTCTTTTGGAATGGCGTATTCGAACGAAACTTTTTTCGCGTAATGCGGCGCAATGCTTATGTTTCCGATTTTTTTCTCGAAGAAAATGTTGTCGACGTCGCTCGACTGCGACGGGTAATAGAATCCGTTTCCCTGCACGATTTCCGATATCACGTCCGCGTCGAAAAGCGGCGAGTCGTCAAGGTTCAGCAGGTTTATTTCCGCCCTGATTGTTTCGCCGGCGGAAAATTCTGTTTTGTTGAGCCGCACTGAAAGGTCTCCGCTGAAATTCTGCAGGGGTTCCGCAACCTTCTGCGTTTCCGCGGCAAAGGCAGGGGCGCAAAGCACGATAAGCGCAAATGCAAGAAATGCAAACACCGCATGATGCGTTTTACCTGTCATTGTTTCTCACCTGGCTTGCGAAGTCTTCCACTGAAATGAGGGCATATGCTGTTTCCGACAGGGAAACATTTGAAAGCGAGACAATAAAAGAGCCGCCTAATGCAATGGGTTCGCCCGTGAATTCCGCGAACACTTTGCCGCCTTCAATCCACACCCTCACCTTGTCGGTTTCGGTTGTCGGAACCGCGTCCAGAACCGTGTCCGAATAATACCCGCCATGGTAATCCGGGTGCTCGAAAAGGTTGAGGGCGCCCTCCCCAAGATAGTATTTGACGCCTTTTCTCGGATTTGAAATCGCAGCGGTATGCTCCGTGCTTTCCATGCTCCGTTCGACCGCGCGCTTTTCAACGGTTATTTCCGTCACGGGAATGTCGGCTTTCACGCTTACGAAAAGCCAGTTGGTGTTGCCCTTGTTGTAGAACGAACCTGAAATGTCGTTGACGTTGGCTGTCGCGGCCGGCATGCGCACTTCCGCTGAAATGTGCTTGCAGGGCTGGTTCAGCGGGCATTTTTTGGCGTTGTCGCCTGTCAGGCATTCTTCCACGAGAAGGGGGGAACAGCCGCCGCTGGCGGTTGGGGGAAGGGCGCTGATTGTGCAGGCAATGTTCAGGTTCTGCGAGCCGTTGTTTATTTTGAGGTCCTTTGCGGCGGCAAAGTTTGAACCGGGGCACTGGTCTGAGGAATCCAAAGAGTATGCGTCGAACCGCATGTCCTGCACGTTGTTTATTCCGACCGGAATGCTTTCGCTGGAAAACTCGCTTGAAGTGTTCACTAAAAATTCTTTCCAGCCGTTCTGCGTTGACTGGCTTTGGGTTGATTCAAAGAAATTTTCCGTGCCGGTTGCAATGGCCTTCCATTTGAATGAGATGCTTCCGGGCAGAGCGGGGTTTTGCTGCAACGCAACTCTTGCGGAGTCAATGCCCGTTTCTGGCCTGAAAGCGTCAACAAAGCCCGCGGGGCAGTTCCTTGAAATCACCGCAGACTGCGTGCTTTGTGTGCCAAAGTCAAAGCTTGTCCTGTCGATTCCGAAGCACGAGCCTGAATTGCCGGCAATGAATGCAATGACCCTGCCAGCCGGAATGAACAGTATGTCGGATTCAAATTTTGCCCTCACAAAAACAGGGTATTGCCCCAGATAGACTTCCCCGGAATTCGCAGGATTGTCCGCAAGAACGGAAACGCTTTGCTCCGGATTTCCGGGGTTGAGCACAAAGCTTTTTGGCTGCACGTCAAGCTGTGAGATGATGTCGACCTGCGCAGGTTCCTGGCAGTTTTCAGCCCCGACAATGAAAGCATCTTCCTGTTCCGGCACCATGCTCAAAGATTCTTTGCTGATTGTTATGCAGTCGTACAGCGGGTTGAAGACGTTCGAGTATTGCACCGGAACCGGCGTTGACTCGATTTGCCTGTATCCTGGCTTTGTCGCCCGGAATTTCACGGAATTTTCCGCGGCTGGGCTGATGGTGAAAGAAAACCAGCCGTCAGAGTTTGTCATTGAAATTGCCGGGCCGCGGCTGTCGGCAAGCATTTTCACTGAAGCGTTCGCTATTGCATGCCCGTCAGACTTGTCAGTCAGCCTGCCGGAAACCTGCTGGTTGTCAATGGCGGGAAAAACGTTTTGCGGCAGGTTCTGGAATTGCATTTCCCTGTCGCTTGCGATTCCGAAGAAAAGGGTTTGGCCCGCGCCCCCGATTTCCTGCGCATGCGACTGCACGCCAACTACCAGCTTTGCGGTTGCGGCCTCAACAACCGGCTTGAATTTCAACGGCATTATTTCCGCGCCCGCCCCGATCGAGGTTTTCCTGGAATTTTGCGCAAACACCGCGTTTTCAAGTATTTTTGTCCGGGTGGCATCTGCCTTGTCGGGGAAAACGATTGCGTTGTCCGGGTCCTCTGATGCAACGGAAATGTCGAGATTGTCGAAATTGCGCCCGCTTGAATTCAATGCCTCGGCATACAAAAAGCTTTCCGAAAAAATGTCAATCATCTGCCTGTCGGCCTGCCTGAAATTGTCCAAAGGAATCCTGTCCGCCGAGCCTTCCCTCTGCAGCCAGAAATGCCAGATTATGGGCGGGCAGTCCTGTCCGGGCGTGCATATGGGCTCCGAAACCCCGAATTCCCTTGAAAGCGGCTGGGTCAAAACATCGGAGTCAAGCACCCTCGCTTTTGCCTGCCAGTGCAGTTCGATTTTCGTTCCAGCCACAGCAGTGGGTTCGACAAAAATTTTCACGATTTCCGTGTAGGTCGTCCGGTTTTCCGGATTGTTCCAGTAGGCGTTCGCCTGCTTTGCGTTTGCCTGGGCAATGCAGTTCTGCGGGTCGGAAAAGACGTTTTCCGCTGAGAAACAATTGCTCAGAACAGTCTGCCCGCCGGACGAAACTTCGGCTGATTCAATCCTTGCGACATAGCCCGATGCAGGCAAAGTCTGCATTGAATCCGGGCCGGCCCGCACATGCGAAACAAGATTCGAATAAGGCTTGTTCTGCGGCAAAGCAACCGCGAATTTGGCGAAATAGTAGTGGTTGGGTTCAAGCGAATGCGCTTTCCTGGTTGCCTGGCTGTCCTCATACAGCCCTTCCAATGTTGACAGGATTCCGGCATTCTGGTCTATTGACTGCGACATCAGCCTGATGTCAGAGCGAGTTTCCTGGTTCTGGATGACATCGATCCTTGTCGTTATGGCTGAAATGTAACCATCCTTTTCCGCTTTCAGGTAGATGACGGCGTCGGACCTGAAACTGTTCGCCGCCTCGCCCCCGCTGCCCGTTGCTTTCTGTGCAAGCAGTTCCTGCTGCGGAGACAACGCATTGTAGAATGACACCGACGCGTTTTCAACCGGGCTGCCGGTCTCCCAGTCAGTGACAACCGCCTTGACTGAACCGCTGCCGATTGTTGCAAGTATTCTCACTGAAGTCGTCTGCCCCAATGAAACCGCAATGTTTTCCGCCACGCCATTGAAATCGTCCTTTTCGGCTTCTATCCTGTAAGTTCCGGCCGGCAGGCCCTCAAACAAAACATTGCCGTCGTTGTTTGTCAGGGAATAAGGATTGTTGGCAACCGCGCCAGGGTAAGAGGAATTGTAAAGAAAAATTTTTGCCTCGCTTATTGGCCGGAGGTTTTCCTGATTGAGGACCGAAACCCTGATTTTTCCGGAATTCTGTTCGGTTGCCTGTTCCAAAGCGATTTCTTCCGGCGCATTGTCGTTCCTGCTTTTGAGCGGCAGGGGCTGCACAAACCTTGTCACATAGCCAGGGAAGGAAAAAATGCCCAGGAACGTTCTGTTCTCGACAAACCTTTCAAGCACGCCGTTCTGGTCCGAAGTGTACGAATTGAAAAACGACGCTCCGCCGGTTTCCGAATTCGAATCGAAAACGCTTATCGAAACCCCGGGCAATGCCGCCTTTGTCCGGGAATCTGCTGTGCGCAAAAAAATCTTTTTCCCGTCAACCGCGATTGCGTCAAGCCTGATTGAAACAACCGCGGTTTCATCCGCATTCACATTCACGTTCGCGCTTTTCGACCTGCCGTCCCGCGCTACGACCCTGACAGTATAAGGGCCCGGTCTCACTTTATCAAAGAATGCCTTGCCGCTCGCATCGGTTTCCATGGAATCCGCAACCGAATTGTGCGAGTCAAGCAGCGTCGCCTGTGCCCCGGCAAAAGCCGAGCCATTGAAGTCAAGCACAGTCACTTCAACCGCGCCCTTCTGTTCCGGTTTCGATGCAATCGGCTCAAGCTCCACGTTCGTGGTGTCATTGGCAATCGGCACGGATGATTTCGGTTCAAAGCCGTTTGCCGTGAAGGATGCGAGCAAAGTGCCGCAGTCCCTTTCCGATTTTACCGAAAAGCTTCCACCGCTGAAAACAACCCTGTCATAGCCGGGGTTTCCTGAAATCTCGAATTTTTTCTTTCCGGTCGAGCACCTGAGTTCGGCCATCACTGAGCGGTCGTCGATAATTTTTTTGGTTTCCGAGTTAACAACAACAACGGTTTTTTCGCCTGCCTGAAGTTCGGCTTCCGGGCCGCCTCCAATGTACGACAACACCACCCTGGATGCTTCGCCGCTTTTGAGTTCAAGTTTGCCGGAAAATGCGGCAAAGCCTTCAGCCGAAACCGTGACATCGGCTTCAACGCTTTCCCTGGGCAGGCCAAACGCGGCTTCGCCCCAGGCGTCCGTCGCTTTCTCGCTTTCCAGGCCTTCGCCTGAAACCTTCACGTCCGCGTTTTCGACAAAGTTTCCGAGAGCGTCGGCAACAAGGATTTTTGCGGAAAACGCGTGCGGGAAAAAAGATTCAAGCAGTTTGAAAAAGCCCGGGCCGAACGAGGAAAAAGCGAAGGCCGCAAGAACAAGCAGAATGGCAAACAGCAGTATTGCCAGCGGAAACGACGGCACTATCCTGTCAATGGGGTCGACGACCGCGTAGACCGGCACTCCTTTTCCGTGCAGCCAGTCCAGGAGACTGTAGTATTTGTCCTCAAGCGAATAATACGCTTCCTTAAACGAATCAATGATGCCCAATGCCCGCACCGCCAAAACCGGCTCTTTGATGTAAGAAAGAGTTTATCATATTTAATAGTTTTTGGGGTTCTGGAAAAAAGCTTTTATTCGGCTGGCCTCGACTTCCTATGATAGCATGCCTAAAATCAGGATAGAATACGACCGAGAAAACTGCATCGGGGCTTTCGCCTGCCTGGCAGTGCATCCCGATCTCTGGAAAAAAAACGATT
It encodes:
- a CDS encoding carboxypeptidase regulatory-like domain-containing protein gives rise to the protein MGIIDSFKEAYYSLEDKYYSLLDWLHGKGVPVYAVVDPIDRIVPSFPLAILLFAILLVLAAFAFSSFGPGFFKLLESFFPHAFSAKILVADALGNFVENADVKVSGEGLESEKATDAWGEAAFGLPRESVEADVTVSAEGFAAFSGKLELKSGEASRVVLSYIGGGPEAELQAGEKTVVVVNSETKKIIDDRSVMAELRCSTGKKKFEISGNPGYDRVVFSGGSFSVKSERDCGTLLASFTANGFEPKSSVPIANDTTNVELEPIASKPEQKGAVEVTVLDFNGSAFAGAQATLLDSHNSVADSMETDASGKAFFDKVRPGPYTVRVVARDGRSKSANVNVNADETAVVSIRLDAIAVDGKKIFLRTADSRTKAALPGVSISVFDSNSETGGASFFNSYTSDQNGVLERFVENRTFLGIFSFPGYVTRFVQPLPLKSRNDNAPEEIALEQATEQNSGKIRVSVLNQENLRPISEAKIFLYNSSYPGAVANNPYSLTNNDGNVLFEGLPAGTYRIEAEKDDFNGVAENIAVSLGQTTSVRILATIGSGSVKAVVTDWETGSPVENASVSFYNALSPQQELLAQKATGSGGEAANSFRSDAVIYLKAEKDGYISAITTRIDVIQNQETRSDIRLMSQSIDQNAGILSTLEGLYEDSQATRKAHSLEPNHYYFAKFAVALPQNKPYSNLVSHVRAGPDSMQTLPASGYVARIESAEVSSGGQTVLSNCFSAENVFSDPQNCIAQANAKQANAYWNNPENRTTYTEIVKIFVEPTAVAGTKIELHWQAKARVLDSDVLTQPLSREFGVSEPICTPGQDCPPIIWHFWLQREGSADRIPLDNFRQADRQMIDIFSESFLYAEALNSSGRNFDNLDISVASEDPDNAIVFPDKADATRTKILENAVFAQNSRKTSIGAGAEIMPLKFKPVVEAATAKLVVGVQSHAQEIGGAGQTLFFGIASDREMQFQNLPQNVFPAIDNQQVSGRLTDKSDGHAIANASVKMLADSRGPAISMTNSDGWFSFTISPAAENSVKFRATKPGYRQIESTPVPVQYSNVFNPLYDCITISKESLSMVPEQEDAFIVGAENCQEPAQVDIISQLDVQPKSFVLNPGNPEQSVSVLADNPANSGEVYLGQYPVFVRAKFESDILFIPAGRVIAFIAGNSGSCFGIDRTSFDFGTQSTQSAVISRNCPAGFVDAFRPETGIDSARVALQQNPALPGSISFKWKAIATGTENFFESTQSQSTQNGWKEFLVNTSSEFSSESIPVGINNVQDMRFDAYSLDSSDQCPGSNFAAAKDLKINNGSQNLNIACTISALPPTASGGCSPLLVEECLTGDNAKKCPLNQPCKHISAEVRMPAATANVNDISGSFYNKGNTNWLFVSVKADIPVTEITVEKRAVERSMESTEHTAAISNPRKGVKYYLGEGALNLFEHPDYHGGYYSDTVLDAVPTTETDKVRVWIEGGKVFAEFTGEPIALGGSFIVSLSNVSLSETAYALISVEDFASQVRNNDR